From the Paenibacillus tianjinensis genome, the window AGGCAAGGAAAACCGCCGTTAACGCGAGAGTATACAAGCTGATCACGGATATTCTCCCATGATTTGTCGGTAATTTTCCATTCGGGACCCTTCTTCTCGAAAACATATAAGTCCAGGTCATTCACCAAATCTTTGGTCAAGTAATTTCGGATAAAAGATATGTCAGCATCGTTTTCGCGGACTTCAAACATTTTTTCTCTACCGCGTACTGGCACTCTTCCGTACCGTTCTCTTTCTTTCTGAGTGGGGTTATCCCAGCGCTTCTCGATATCCTCAAATATTTTAAGCCCCAGGTAATAGGGGTTCAATGAATGCCGGGAAGGTTGCACGACGGATGAGTTAAGCGCAGCATATTCGACGGTCTCGTCAGAGGTTAAATCAAGTTCACGCATGATCCGTTGGTGGAAGAAGCTTGCCCAGCCCTCATTCATAATCTTGGTCTCGATCTGCGCCCAGAAGTACAGCATTTCATCACGAAGCATGGTTAAGATATCTCGCTGCCAAGGCTCCAATATGGCTGAATACTCCTCAATGAACCACAGAATATCCTTCTCAGGTTGAGGAGGGAAGGATACAGGTGGCTCTTTGACCTCCTTTGAATCTACTTTCTCTAGTGACCACAAATCATCATAAGGCGATGAGGGTGGAATGAGTTTCGCTACCGGGGAACGTTTCTGCATGGAATAGATGTAAGCATTCTTTTCCATCCGATAAGGCTTAACGATCGAAGGATCGACATGCTCCTGAATGGCAAGCACGGCATCGATAAATTGTTCAACGGCTAACGTTCCATGGATCATTTCGTATTCACGGATTCGTTCTGCCGTTGTAGTCATGCTCTCAACCATATTCCGGTTTGTCTTTGAGAAGTGAGCATTGTTCTTGAAGAAGTCGCAATGGGCGAG encodes:
- a CDS encoding SpoVR family protein translates to MPATDLKALEYAIAEITEIATGLGLDFYPMRYEICPSDIIYTFGAYGMPTRYSHWSFGKTFNKMKMQYDFGLSKIYELVINSDPCYAFLLDSNSLVQNKLIVAHVLAHCDFFKNNAHFSKTNRNMVESMTTTAERIREYEMIHGTLAVEQFIDAVLAIQEHVDPSIVKPYRMEKNAYIYSMQKRSPVAKLIPPSSPYDDLWSLEKVDSKEVKEPPVSFPPQPEKDILWFIEEYSAILEPWQRDILTMLRDEMLYFWAQIETKIMNEGWASFFHQRIMRELDLTSDETVEYAALNSSVVQPSRHSLNPYYLGLKIFEDIEKRWDNPTQKERERYGRVPVRGREKMFEVRENDADISFIRNYLTKDLVNDLDLYVFEKKGPEWKITDKSWENIRDQLVYSRVNGGFPCLVVKDGDYSQNGELYLLHQFEGVELDLKYVERTLPYVYQLWGKTIYLETIVDDKPLLFMYEGKKVSRKFL